In Anoplopoma fimbria isolate UVic2021 breed Golden Eagle Sablefish chromosome 12, Afim_UVic_2022, whole genome shotgun sequence, one DNA window encodes the following:
- the mapre1b gene encoding microtubule-associated protein RP/EB family member 1b, translated as MAVNVYSTSVTSDNLSRHDMLVWINDSLQMNLTKIEMLCTGAAYCQFMDMLFPNSVPLKKVKFAAKLEHEYIHNYKLLQVSFKKMGVDKIIPVDKLVKGKFQDNFEFVQWFKKFFDANYDGKEYDPVEARQGQDAMPIPNTAMSALTKTPKKALSQAPQRPPVAKVAPKLAHVSARKPGMGGGDEERAELINEMEGLRSTIQDMEKERDFYFGKLRNIELICQEKEGEGDPTLQRIIDILYATDEGFVIPDPDTEEPEEF; from the exons ATGGCTGTGAACGTGTACTCAACCTCAGTGACCAGTGACAACTTAAGTCGTCATGACATGTTGGTCTGGATCAATGACTCTCTACAGATGAACCTCACCAAGATAGAAATGTTGTGTACAG GTGCCGCATATTGCCAGTTCATGGACATGCTGTTTCCCAACTCTGTGCCTCTGAAGAAAGTTAAATTTGCTGCCAAGCTGGAGCATGAATACATCCACAACTACAAGCTTCTGCAGGTTTCCTTCAAAAAGATGGGAGTCGACAAA ATCATTCCAGTAGACAAACTGGTGAAGGGGAAGTTCCAGGACAACTTTGAGTTTGTCCAGTGGTTTAAGAAGTTCTTTGATGCCAACTACGATGGGAAGGAGTACGACCCAGTCGAGGCGAGGCAGGGCCAGGATGCCATGCCCATCCCCAACACTGCCATGTCTGCTCTCACCAAAACCCCTAAAAAGGCCCTAAGTCAAG CTCCTCAGAGGCCACCTGTTGCCAAGGTAGCGCCCAAGTTGGCCCATGTCAGTGCAAGGAAGCCAGGGATGGGAGGAGGCGACGAGGAGAGGGCGGAGCTCATTAATGAG aTGGAGGGCCTGAGATCTACCATTCAGGacatggagaaggagagagacttttattttggtaagCTGCGGAACATTGAGCTGATTTGCcaggagaaggaaggagagggcGACCCCACGCTGCAGAGAATCATCGACATCCTCTACGCCACAGAC GAGGGTTTTGTGATACCAGACCCAGATACTGAAGAGCCGGAGGAGTTTTAA